The sequence AGATTTATGCGGCTACAATTGCATTAGATCATAAACAACgtagattttcttttctccagAGTGGAAAACATTTTGGCATGGCTTCTCTGTAACTGAGTGTTAAAAGAATCAAGACTTGAAGATGGAGAATCAGAATATGCAAAACTTTGTTAGTGTTAGTTCgactattttgtttatattagCTCTAAGATACAACCATTAACAATGGCTTACTTTCTCTGATACGTAGTGTAACATATAAACCTGAAATATTTGCAAGTTTCGAACAAAGCACGAAACGTACTTGATCTTCTGATGGATAGTACCATAGTATGCCTTCATCCTAGAAGTTAGAGATAGTAAATCATACCGACTTCAAGCAAAGAGGTATGAGGCACGTTCAAAACAACATCAGGCTCCCTACAGTTCTTTCTCAGAAAAGCATAAACAATATCTATAGCAACTTTCTTGAAAAAGGATGATGATTTCTTTGCCTTTGCATGTGAATGTCCAAGAATATAAGTGACACCAGATTCTTTGGCTTCTAATATCCGCAGGGACTCATCTTTAGAAAGAGAAGTTTCCATGTTTTCTTCATCATTCGAGTCAACAAAAGTGTGATCTGGAGCATAACGGGCTTCCGCATCTGCAAACTCTCTAGAGCATCCAGTTACTGGTTCCAAAGGACATTCTTCCTCTGTTTCTACAAACTGCAGTATACTAGACACCAATATATTCTCAAAATTACAGGTTTCCTGTTGAAGATCCTTGTAACCATACCTCACAATGCACCGGAACATGCCACACTCCTTCGGGCCTACCCTACTAATGAGCAACCTTTCCTTTCCGCTAATGTGGGGTACTTGAACAGATTTGACAGAGACGAATATTAGCACCTCATGGAATGCAGGTAGATTAGTTACAAAGTGTCCGAAAACTGGTGGTATCCCGGTCACCAAATTAGTGTAAACAAGTCCAATTCCAGGGACCCGAACCATGCCAAGGCTAGGCCCTAAGCACACTATTCTATTAATTGAGACCTTGTTTTCAACATCAAATTGGTGTTTCATCATTGTTCCATAGTTCCATATGTACGTCACACCCATAAAGATCAGAGACAGCACAACCGGGATCCATCCACCTTTTGGGATCTTACTGATGGATGCTGCAATGTAAATCAGCTCAATTGATCCAAACAGCATTAAAAATGCTACTGCATTTAGTATCCTTTTCTTCCAGACAATTATCATTACCAGAACCATTAAGCAAGTTGTCACAAACATTACAGCGGTGACTGCCAGCCCtaccaaatccaacaacatgaTTAGAGTTCATTCATGAAAATAGTAAGTATACCATAGAAATAATGCTCAGATTTATACCATATGCATGACCCATCATGTTTGTGTCCCTCAATCCAATTGTCACAGCTAAACAAAGGCACATTAACATCCAATTGACCTCTGGAATGTATATTTGCCCATATATTTTACTTGAGGTATGAACTATCTTCACGCGAGGAAAGCATTTCAGTGCACAGCACTGGCTTATAATGGAGAAGGTAGCTGAAATTACTGCCTGGCTTCCGACCACGGATGCAAAAGTGGCAATTATGAACACTGGCCAAAACACAGCTTCTGCAGTGGCCATATAACAATGGCATAAATACGAAAGATGACAACGAATAATATAAACTATTTGGGTACTATGATAAATAGATAACTTCTTGCCTGGTATGGCTTTATAGAAACTTCTCTGAATGTCTTCATGGTGCTTGGAAAGGAATGCAGCCTCACCCATGTATGAAATAACCAGAGAGGGATATACTAGTAATGTGAAGGCCATCTGGGATTCGATGCCAAGTGTTTCAACATTAATATTCAAATAAGATAGAACTAATTTATAGATGCCATTTCAATCATTCAGGGCATCAGAATCTGTAAGTACAACTGACTGAAAAGTTACCTTTATTGAAAGCGAAGAGAAGTGGCCCAAATTAGCAAACATCGCCTCTACACCTGAGATAATATTCCGGAGGAAACTAGTTTCCAGTAGCTCTGTTTAGCAGCAAGTAAACCACAATTACTGCATCAGGAGTTCAAAGAGATACCTGTGATTGAAAGAACAACTCCTGCTAACGAAACCCAACCTTCAACGCCTGTGCTTCTAAGGAACTTCAACATGTAAACTGGAGAAAGTGCGTGAAATATACGTCGATTCCAATGAAATATGTTGTATATTCCAATGCCACTAATACACAGAAGCCATGCTGTAACAATTGGAGCAAACATGAAAGCAACTCTGTGTGTTCCATGATGCTGAAGGGAGAAAAGCCCCACTAAGAGGACACATGAAATTATGACAACATAATCTGAGagacagaaagaaagaaaccaaacAGAAGTTTAGTGAATAGTGAAGCATGAATGTTTAAAAGGTTACATATTGGTATACTTACTGTCATGGATTTCTGTGAACTTAAGCTTAATCCCTGAGACTGCTGAAAGAACTGAAAGGAGAAATACAGGAGAATCTCTATTATGTTATGGTCTCTTATTAACAGACAATTTGAGCACTAAAAGACTAATTAAATTCGATGTGATAGCGAAAGACCACGAGATGCTTGTTGGGGTTTGGAAATAAATcatcatataaatatatgttatACAGAGTCATTTTCCTCTTTCAAACACGTTCTACCTAACAAATCTCCAAACTGTATATGCCACACTAGTGCAGCATAGTACTTATTTAGCTCTGTCACAATAGGCTACGTACATGTTTTAAATACAGGTAGCATTTAAAAATCAGATTCAACCAAATTCTTTTCATGGACACATTTGTATAATGTGTATTTCTATGTGTCTAACATGTCACAAAACTATCAGAATTTATACCTGGAATCTGAAGGATATGATGCTTATTCACAACCACATCAATATCTTGAGAAGTTAAGATGAGCTAGCCtagaatttgaaaaattcaggTAATGGAACTTGTACGGGTCAGAATATAAACATCAGCACAGAGGATTTGATTACACTAGCCACCTGATATTGCAGGAGTGAGTACACCATCACCAATTGCCATACAGGTTCCAAATAGAACAAAAACCAGTAGCCCTTTGCGAAATCTTGGGTGCTTGTCGAAGAATAATTTCAGAGCTGAACTCTGCAGTGTATCTGTGGTTCCTTCTGTCACATACTCAGACAATTTCTCATCTGTGATTTCTTGATTAGGTAGAATGCTTAATCTTGCATGACGGCAGAGAAGGGAGTACAAGGCAAAGGTACCACCTGCACCATATGCACAACATTGGTATTGAGAAACTGTCTTTCTATCATATCCAAATCTGTAGTCAATACCTTAAAAGCTTATTGCAAAGGTCTATTGCAAAACTAGATGAGATAACgatcaaacaaaaaattacaagAAGCTTGAGCTgaacattttcttctttttttcagtGTTGAAATGGGTGTTGTATATATGCAAAGCTGAAACCAACCATTAGACAGTGATGGGAAGCTTGAGTGATTAGATGAATCCGGTTATTTAGCAATCAGTTAGTActcaaatgaaaacaacaaaactgTACCTTCACCATTGTCATCAGCCAACATCACAATGAAAACATATTTGCAGAGAGCAATGAGAGTAAACGTCCAGAAAATAAAGGAAAGCACGCCAAAAAtctcttcatcatcctcttGAAGGCTCAACTTTCCAGAGAAGGTCGTCTTGTAAACATAGAGAGGGGATGTACTGAGGTCACCATAAACCACTCCCAGACTTTGATAAGCCAGTGTGAGCACAGTTGTATAGGATACCTTCTGCATACTCTGATTCAAGACAACAAACTTTAAACATATGTGGACAAGTTCAATAAATCAATGGTTTAGAAAGATCTAAGCAGGTTTGTCAG comes from Prunus dulcis chromosome 6, ALMONDv2, whole genome shotgun sequence and encodes:
- the LOC117631430 gene encoding potassium transporter 1, which produces MNPSEELMEQGISPRSMQKVSYTTVLTLAYQSLGVVYGDLSTSPLYVYKTTFSGKLSLQEDDEEIFGVLSFIFWTFTLIALCKYVFIVMLADDNGEGGTFALYSLLCRHARLSILPNQEITDEKLSEYVTEGTTDTLQSSALKLFFDKHPRFRKGLLVFVLFGTCMAIGDGVLTPAISVLSAVSGIKLKFTEIHDNYVVIISCVLLVGLFSLQHHGTHRVAFMFAPIVTAWLLCISGIGIYNIFHWNRRIFHALSPVYMLKFLRSTGVEGWVSLAGVVLSITGVEAMFANLGHFSSLSIKMAFTLLVYPSLVISYMGEAAFLSKHHEDIQRSFYKAIPEAVFWPVFIIATFASVVGSQAVISATFSIISQCCALKCFPRVKIVHTSSKIYGQIYIPEVNWMLMCLCLAVTIGLRDTNMMGHAYGLAVTAVMFVTTCLMVLVMIIVWKKRILNAVAFLMLFGSIELIYIAASISKIPKGGWIPVVLSLIFMGVTYIWNYGTMMKHQFDVENKVSINRIVCLGPSLGMVRVPGIGLVYTNLVTGIPPVFGHFVTNLPAFHEVLIFVSVKSVQVPHISGKERLLISRVGPKECGMFRCIVRYGYKDLQQETCNFENILVSSILQFVETEEECPLEPVTGCSREFADAEARYAPDHTFVDSNDEENMETSLSKDESLRILEAKESGVTYILGHSHAKAKKSSSFFKKVAIDIVYAFLRKNCREPDVVLNVPHTSLLEVGMIYYL